The Sphingobium sp. JS3065 genome includes a region encoding these proteins:
- a CDS encoding 2Fe-2S iron-sulfur cluster-binding protein — protein sequence MAKLIVVNRSGEEQAVEAQSGLSVMEIIRDNGFDELLALCGGCCSCATCHVFVDPAFAESLPAASEDENDLLDSSDHRNETSRLSCQLTFSDSLDGLRVTIAPED from the coding sequence ATGGCGAAACTGATTGTGGTCAACCGTTCGGGTGAAGAGCAGGCGGTAGAGGCGCAGAGCGGCCTTTCCGTGATGGAGATCATCCGCGACAATGGTTTTGATGAACTGCTGGCCCTGTGCGGCGGCTGCTGCTCCTGCGCGACCTGCCATGTCTTTGTCGACCCGGCCTTCGCCGAAAGCCTGCCCGCGGCCAGCGAGGATGAGAACGACCTGCTCGACAGTTCCGACCATCGCAACGAAACCAGCCGCCTGTCCTGCCAACTGACCTTCAGCGATTCGCTGGACGGCCTGCGCGTCACCATCGCCCCGGAAGACTGA
- a CDS encoding DNA-3-methyladenine glycosylase family protein — MVTTADRLRESLDAIAALEPAFGAAIGRVGYPTPRIREPGYETLLRTIVGQQVSVAAAAAVWRRLEEELGAGCAPDSLLARDFDALRACGLSRQKQGYARSLAEMVVSGGIDLHDLPADDEEAIAQLVRIKGIGRWSAEIYLLFAEGRPDIWPAGDLAVQIEVGRILALPERPSEKRTRELAESWRPHRSAAAIMAWHHYNTEVF, encoded by the coding sequence ATGGTAACCACGGCAGATCGGCTGCGAGAAAGTCTGGATGCGATCGCCGCGCTGGAGCCTGCTTTCGGCGCGGCGATCGGCCGGGTCGGCTATCCCACGCCCCGTATCCGCGAGCCGGGTTATGAAACCCTGCTGCGCACCATCGTCGGTCAGCAGGTGAGCGTCGCGGCGGCGGCGGCCGTCTGGCGCAGGCTGGAGGAGGAACTGGGCGCGGGCTGCGCGCCCGACTCCCTGCTCGCCCGCGACTTCGACGCCCTGCGCGCCTGCGGCCTGTCGCGGCAGAAACAGGGCTATGCCCGCAGCCTGGCCGAAATGGTGGTGAGCGGCGGGATCGACCTGCACGACCTGCCCGCCGACGATGAGGAAGCCATCGCCCAACTGGTGCGGATCAAGGGGATCGGGCGCTGGTCGGCGGAAATATATCTGCTGTTCGCGGAAGGCCGTCCGGACATCTGGCCCGCGGGCGACCTGGCCGTCCAGATCGAGGTCGGGCGCATATTGGCCCTGCCCGAACGGCCCAGCGAGAAGCGGACGCGCGAACTGGCGGAAAGCTGGCGGCCCCATCGCAGCGCGGCGGCGATCATGGCCTGGCACCATTATAATACGGAGGTTTTTTAA
- a CDS encoding DUF2188 domain-containing protein — translation MALPHARYIVLEHEGVWKINLDNRYYGPFATREAAVESATATARQAGEAGYPASVLLMRGADFETLWTSVPENSG, via the coding sequence GTGGCCCTGCCCCATGCCCGCTATATCGTCCTGGAACATGAGGGCGTTTGGAAGATCAATCTCGACAACCGCTATTATGGTCCGTTCGCGACACGGGAAGCCGCCGTGGAAAGCGCCACGGCCACGGCGCGGCAGGCGGGAGAGGCCGGCTATCCGGCGTCCGTGCTGCTGATGCGGGGCGCCGATTTCGAAACGCTCTGGACCAGCGTGCCGGAAAATAGCGGCTAG